In a genomic window of Balaenoptera ricei isolate mBalRic1 chromosome 3, mBalRic1.hap2, whole genome shotgun sequence:
- the GPX4 gene encoding phospholipid hydroperoxide glutathione peroxidase isoform X2, with product MGRAAAGSPGRRGQRRRLLAGRRRRASRGRRHRRAPRRRRARACCRRRARPRLPPTTKSPGQVGTAAGESFGCGSESQDPVRAGPPHPRAASPPTGVPGGCASRDDWRCARSMHEFSATDIDGRMVNLDKYRGYVCIVTNVASQUGKTEVNYTQLVDLHARFAERGLRILAFPCNQFGKQEPGSNAEIKEFAAGYNVKFDMFSKICVNGDDAHPLWKWMKVQPKGRGMLGNAIKWNFTKFLIDKNGCVVKRYGPMEEPLVIEKDLPCYL from the exons ATGGGCCGCGCAGCCGCCGGCTCCCCGGGTCGTCGCGGGCAGCGGCGCCGGTTGCTGGCCGGGCGGCGGCGCCGAGCCTCCCGGGGACGGCGGCACCGCCGAGCCCCCCGGAGGCGGAGGGCTCGAGCGTGCTGTCGCAGGAGGGCGCGCCCCCGGCTTCCGCCGACTACCAAGAGCCCTGGGCAGGTGGGGACCGCGGCCGGGGAAAGCTTTGGCTGCGGCAGCGAGTCCCAAGACCCGGTGCGCGCGGGGCCCCCACACCCGCGGGCGGCGTCCCCACCCACTGGGGTACCTGGCGGG TGCGCGTCCCGCGACGACTGGCGCTGTGCTCGCTCCATGCACGAATTCTCAGCTACGGACATCGATGGGCGCATGGTTAACCTGGACAAGTACCG GGGCTACGTGTGCATCGTCACCAATGTGGCCTCGCAATGAGGCAAGACAGAGGTAAACTACACTCAGCTGGTCGACCTGCACGCCCGATTCGCTGAGCGTGGTTTACGGATCCTGGCCTTCCCTTGCAACCAGTTCGGGAAGCAG GAGCCAGGGAGTAACGCCGAGATCAAAGAGTTCGCTGCCGGCTATAACGTCAAATTCGACATGTTCAGCAAGATCTGTGTGAATggggatgatgcccacccactgTGGAAGTGGATGAAAGTCCAGCCCAAGGGGAGGGGCATGCTGGGAAA TGCCATCAAATGGAACTTCACCAAG TTCCTCATTGACAAGAACGGCTGTGTGGTGAAGCGGTACGGTCCCATGGAAGAGCCCCTG
- the GPX4 gene encoding phospholipid hydroperoxide glutathione peroxidase isoform X1, protein MSFNRLCRLLKPTLLCGALVVPGLASTMCASRDDWRCARSMHEFSATDIDGRMVNLDKYRGYVCIVTNVASQUGKTEVNYTQLVDLHARFAERGLRILAFPCNQFGKQEPGSNAEIKEFAAGYNVKFDMFSKICVNGDDAHPLWKWMKVQPKGRGMLGNAIKWNFTKFLIDKNGCVVKRYGPMEEPLVIEKDLPCYL, encoded by the exons ATGAGCTTCAACCGCTTGTGTCGTCTGTTGAAGCCGACGCTTCTCTGCGGGGCCCTGGTAGTGCCCGGCCTGGCCAGCACCATG TGCGCGTCCCGCGACGACTGGCGCTGTGCTCGCTCCATGCACGAATTCTCAGCTACGGACATCGATGGGCGCATGGTTAACCTGGACAAGTACCG GGGCTACGTGTGCATCGTCACCAATGTGGCCTCGCAATGAGGCAAGACAGAGGTAAACTACACTCAGCTGGTCGACCTGCACGCCCGATTCGCTGAGCGTGGTTTACGGATCCTGGCCTTCCCTTGCAACCAGTTCGGGAAGCAG GAGCCAGGGAGTAACGCCGAGATCAAAGAGTTCGCTGCCGGCTATAACGTCAAATTCGACATGTTCAGCAAGATCTGTGTGAATggggatgatgcccacccactgTGGAAGTGGATGAAAGTCCAGCCCAAGGGGAGGGGCATGCTGGGAAA TGCCATCAAATGGAACTTCACCAAG TTCCTCATTGACAAGAACGGCTGTGTGGTGAAGCGGTACGGTCCCATGGAAGAGCCCCTG